In Bacillus cereus ATCC 14579, a single window of DNA contains:
- a CDS encoding sensor histidine kinase gives MATKSNRSKDNITKNIFIKTLLFCILLSLCLYQIIYFLASNYDKERFAKENGTPTTEQANSDKQNDESKTKQNKAVSEGSISNFQSSIIDYKSLSTAINHLLQPSQTVKAKEHTQNLSGKNSTSNPPTEAEKKAANNDALHTQNAASKTNDTNDNPKLADALQQLAPHIGATMLALSLLGSLIYTKLIAKPFQYMSDALKDIMNLDFSDKKLLNKNADQTDFNLQVAASQVPNIVKNLHASNQDLRNELKKEQQLEQSRKEFMSMLSHELKTPIAAVMGQLDGMIHGIGAYKDRDKYLKRSYEMMQDINILTEKMSELSKIQNPQFKPNLEVISLSNIIEDVMKKVDYFVSVKQLNVQSNIKHDVQILADPKFIQTAIFNIISNAIHYTIDHQHVYIKLYEKPNGYALEVLNTGSQIDEDKLAHLFEPFYRANPDKHGLVQGSGLGLYIVKQILDKHQFPYGIQNTPQGVKCSIVFPKAM, from the coding sequence TTGGCTACAAAATCGAATCGTAGCAAAGACAACATCACCAAAAATATTTTCATCAAAACCTTATTATTTTGTATTCTTTTATCACTTTGTCTTTATCAAATTATTTACTTTCTAGCTTCAAACTACGATAAAGAACGTTTTGCGAAAGAAAATGGAACGCCGACTACAGAACAGGCGAATTCAGATAAGCAAAACGACGAAAGTAAAACGAAGCAAAATAAAGCTGTGTCAGAGGGGAGCATTTCTAATTTCCAATCTTCTATTATAGATTATAAATCTCTTTCTACAGCTATCAATCACCTTTTGCAGCCTAGCCAAACTGTAAAGGCAAAAGAACATACACAAAATCTTTCGGGGAAAAATAGCACTTCTAATCCGCCTACAGAAGCAGAAAAGAAAGCCGCTAATAATGATGCCTTACATACACAAAATGCAGCAAGTAAAACAAATGATACAAATGATAATCCAAAGTTAGCAGATGCGTTGCAGCAATTAGCTCCACATATTGGCGCGACAATGCTTGCATTATCACTACTCGGATCTTTAATTTATACAAAACTAATTGCCAAACCTTTTCAATATATGAGCGATGCTTTAAAAGATATTATGAATCTTGATTTCTCAGATAAAAAGCTACTTAACAAAAATGCAGATCAAACAGATTTTAATTTGCAAGTAGCTGCTTCACAAGTACCAAACATTGTGAAGAATTTACATGCAAGCAATCAAGATTTAAGAAACGAGCTCAAGAAGGAACAACAATTAGAACAATCTCGTAAAGAATTTATGTCTATGCTATCCCATGAATTAAAAACACCAATCGCAGCCGTTATGGGACAACTAGATGGCATGATTCATGGAATTGGAGCTTATAAAGATAGAGATAAGTATTTGAAACGTTCCTACGAGATGATGCAAGACATTAACATATTAACGGAAAAAATGTCGGAATTATCCAAAATACAAAACCCTCAATTTAAACCTAATTTAGAAGTCATTTCTTTATCTAATATTATTGAGGATGTTATGAAGAAAGTAGATTACTTTGTATCTGTAAAACAATTAAATGTACAATCTAATATTAAACACGACGTACAAATTTTAGCTGATCCTAAATTTATTCAAACTGCTATTTTTAACATTATTTCAAATGCAATTCATTATACAATTGACCATCAGCACGTATATATAAAGCTTTATGAAAAACCAAATGGTTACGCATTAGAAGTATTAAATACAGGTTCACAAATTGATGAAGATAAACTTGCTCATTTATTTGAGCCTTTCTATCGCGCAAACCCTGATAAACACGGTTTAGTACAAGGTAGTGGTCTTGGATTATATATCGTGAAACAAATATTAGATAAACATCAATTTCCTTATGGGATACAAAACACGCCTCAAGGTGTAAAATGTTCTATTGTATTCCCAAAAGCAATGTAA
- a CDS encoding EamA family transporter, with protein sequence MEKFKYSLLVLFGACSYGILSTIFKLGFINGFSAHQLLGGQYVFGWIGLFLLVLFFSRHKVTKKQFFSLLTVGTTMSMTGIFYAISVEELPASIAVVLLFQFTWIGVIIEAIANRTFPSRDKIISILILFAGTLFAGGVFEGLGQSFSTKGIIFGLLAAVSFSFYVFASGRVATDVPPYTKSFLMTTSATLIVCLFFPPTFLTDGALQAGLWKYAFFLGLFGVVVPVICFSIGVPKVGTGLGTILGAAELPTAIIASITLVHEVVTFMQWIGIIFILVGIFIPQLLTARKERKQNRVHSA encoded by the coding sequence ATGGAGAAGTTTAAATATTCATTGCTCGTTTTATTCGGTGCTTGCAGCTATGGCATACTTTCAACTATTTTCAAACTCGGATTCATAAATGGATTTTCAGCACATCAACTATTAGGAGGACAATATGTCTTCGGATGGATTGGACTATTTCTACTCGTTCTTTTCTTTTCACGTCATAAAGTAACAAAAAAACAATTCTTTTCATTACTAACCGTCGGAACAACAATGAGTATGACTGGGATTTTCTACGCTATTTCTGTAGAAGAACTACCCGCATCTATCGCTGTCGTCCTACTCTTTCAGTTCACTTGGATTGGTGTCATTATCGAAGCGATTGCAAATCGAACATTTCCAAGCCGCGATAAGATCATATCTATCCTTATTTTATTTGCTGGTACATTGTTTGCAGGTGGTGTATTTGAAGGCCTCGGACAAAGTTTTTCTACGAAAGGGATTATCTTTGGACTATTAGCTGCAGTCTCTTTTTCATTCTATGTTTTTGCAAGCGGGCGCGTCGCTACGGATGTTCCGCCTTATACGAAAAGCTTCCTTATGACAACAAGCGCTACTCTTATCGTATGCCTATTCTTTCCGCCAACCTTTTTAACAGACGGTGCTTTGCAAGCCGGTCTATGGAAATATGCTTTCTTCCTCGGATTATTCGGCGTTGTTGTACCTGTCATTTGTTTTTCAATCGGTGTACCAAAGGTTGGAACAGGGCTTGGTACGATATTAGGTGCAGCTGAATTACCAACTGCTATTATTGCTTCTATTACACTTGTACATGAAGTCGTAACGTTCATGCAGTGGATTGGAATTATTTTCATATTGGTTGGGATCTTCATTCCTCAGCTGCTTACGGCTAGGAAAGAAAGGAAACAAAATCGCGTGCATAGCGCTTGA
- the metG gene encoding methionine--tRNA ligase, which yields MSIFIGGAWPYANGSLHLGHIASLLPGDILARYYRSKGENVLYVSGSDCNGTPIAIRAKQEGVTAKEIADQYHEEFQRCFRSLGFTYDCYTRTDSEHHHETVQNVFLRLLEEGHIYKKIVEQAYCETCTQFLPDRYVEGICPHCHEAARGDQCDACSAILDPLDLLEKKCKLCGSTPSVQETEHFYFALHTFQEQIKRAVEIAKQTGTWRDNAIQLTERYVKEGLLDRAVSRDLPIGVPIPVEGYEDKKIYVWIEAVTGYYSASKHWAEETGKDDQEFWDSEAKTYYVHGKDNIPFHSVIWPAVLLGIGEEAIPRHIVSNEYLTVEKRKLSTSKNWAVWVPDILERYDPDSIRYFLTVNAPENRDTDFSWREFIYSHNSELLGAYGNFVNRTLKFIEKYYGGIVPKRSIEVELKDKVEGLYKHVGEAIEQTKFKVALETIFDAVRFANKYFDEKQPWKQREDDPVSCEETIYNCVYLIANFANLLEPFLPFSSERVRNTLSIVKRNWEPQNTLPSRIDSVQPLFERIDVKQIEHEIEKLYGAVK from the coding sequence ATGAGTATTTTTATTGGGGGCGCTTGGCCGTATGCGAATGGTTCATTACATCTTGGCCATATTGCGAGTTTATTACCTGGAGATATTTTAGCACGTTATTACCGGTCAAAAGGTGAGAATGTGTTGTATGTTTCGGGGAGTGATTGTAATGGAACACCGATTGCAATTAGGGCAAAACAAGAAGGTGTGACAGCGAAGGAAATTGCTGATCAGTATCATGAAGAGTTCCAGCGATGTTTTCGTAGCCTTGGTTTTACTTATGATTGCTATACACGTACAGATAGTGAGCACCATCATGAAACGGTTCAAAATGTTTTTTTACGTTTATTAGAAGAAGGACATATTTATAAAAAAATAGTGGAACAAGCGTATTGTGAAACGTGTACGCAGTTTTTACCGGATCGTTATGTAGAAGGAATATGTCCACATTGCCATGAAGCAGCAAGAGGAGATCAATGCGATGCGTGTTCTGCTATTTTAGATCCACTCGATTTGTTAGAAAAGAAATGTAAGTTATGTGGTAGTACACCATCCGTACAGGAAACAGAGCATTTCTATTTCGCATTGCATACATTTCAGGAGCAAATTAAAAGGGCTGTAGAAATTGCCAAACAAACAGGGACATGGCGCGACAATGCGATTCAACTAACAGAGAGATATGTAAAGGAAGGATTACTAGATAGGGCCGTATCACGTGATTTACCAATTGGAGTACCAATTCCAGTAGAAGGGTATGAAGATAAGAAAATTTACGTATGGATTGAAGCAGTGACAGGCTATTATTCAGCGAGTAAACATTGGGCTGAAGAAACAGGGAAAGATGATCAAGAGTTTTGGGATAGCGAAGCGAAAACATATTATGTGCACGGAAAGGATAATATTCCGTTTCATTCCGTCATTTGGCCAGCGGTATTACTTGGAATAGGGGAGGAAGCAATCCCGCGTCATATCGTTTCGAATGAATATTTAACAGTTGAAAAAAGAAAATTATCTACAAGTAAAAATTGGGCAGTATGGGTGCCTGACATATTAGAACGCTATGATCCAGATTCTATTCGTTACTTTTTAACCGTCAACGCACCAGAAAATCGCGATACTGATTTTTCATGGCGGGAATTTATTTACAGTCATAATAGTGAATTATTAGGTGCATACGGGAACTTTGTGAACCGGACATTAAAGTTTATCGAAAAATATTATGGTGGTATCGTGCCGAAGCGAAGTATTGAGGTAGAGCTGAAAGATAAAGTAGAAGGATTATATAAACATGTAGGAGAGGCGATTGAGCAAACTAAATTTAAGGTGGCGCTAGAAACAATATTTGATGCAGTACGTTTTGCAAATAAATACTTTGATGAAAAGCAGCCTTGGAAACAAAGAGAAGATGATCCAGTTTCATGTGAAGAAACGATTTATAACTGTGTGTATCTTATCGCTAATTTTGCAAATCTCCTTGAACCGTTTTTACCATTTTCAAGTGAAAGGGTTAGAAACACATTGTCGATTGTGAAACGAAATTGGGAACCGCAAAATACGTTGCCAAGTAGAATTGATAGCGTACAGCCATTATTTGAGCGAATCGATGTAAAACAAATTGAGCATGAGATAGAGAAGCTGTATGGAGCAGTAAAATGA
- a CDS encoding class I SAM-dependent methyltransferase, whose translation MNQKQLSTINEKSWNTAAYEAWTNRHGAPEDYAKKIMEDPTREVAHYLPYIQSPKGKRIINLLGSKGNKAVALALLGSDVTVVDISASNAKYANELADAAGVSIQYVVSDVLNVQLSESFDIVLLELGVLHYFLDLKPLFQKIATLLKRDGMLILRDYHPVYTKLLGVDHPSFQANGNYFDEELIEDDVAYSILLTEAQKESLPKTTIRRWTLGEIITTLAEERFKIEKLVEEHGSHQRWVFPSTAPEGIEERIPGLYTIIATACKKGSLHG comes from the coding sequence TTGAACCAAAAACAACTAAGCACTATAAATGAAAAAAGCTGGAATACAGCTGCTTATGAAGCTTGGACGAATCGCCATGGGGCGCCAGAGGATTATGCAAAAAAAATTATGGAAGATCCCACACGCGAAGTAGCACATTATTTACCTTACATACAATCTCCAAAAGGAAAACGTATTATTAACTTACTCGGCTCAAAAGGAAATAAAGCTGTCGCACTTGCCCTTTTAGGCTCTGACGTAACAGTTGTTGATATTTCAGCAAGTAATGCAAAATATGCAAATGAACTTGCGGACGCAGCAGGTGTCTCTATCCAGTATGTCGTTTCTGATGTATTAAATGTGCAGCTCTCCGAATCATTTGATATCGTATTGCTGGAACTTGGTGTACTCCATTACTTTCTAGATTTAAAACCACTCTTTCAAAAAATTGCTACTTTACTTAAGCGAGATGGAATGCTTATACTTCGTGACTATCATCCTGTTTACACAAAATTATTAGGAGTCGACCACCCATCATTTCAGGCCAATGGAAATTATTTCGATGAAGAATTAATTGAAGATGATGTTGCTTATAGCATCCTTCTTACAGAAGCACAGAAAGAATCGCTACCTAAAACAACCATCCGTCGCTGGACGCTAGGAGAAATCATTACAACACTTGCGGAAGAACGTTTTAAAATCGAAAAACTAGTTGAAGAACATGGATCTCATCAAAGATGGGTCTTTCCTTCTACTGCACCAGAAGGAATCGAAGAACGTATCCCTGGTCTATATACAATAATTGCGACAGCATGCAAAAAAGGATCCCTTCACGGATAG
- a CDS encoding HAMP domain-containing protein, with protein sequence MKYVSIRKKLLFTLLSISSLFSIALIVILSFAMNQASEIETLKNDVSKRATILKERGDWFQAQVAGLQEYLLSHDQKGLDKFNREGKKLADTREKVTSDKKLPEGMKEAILMGGKWRSVIDNEVLPLALEGKWDEASKIALSQTDYVNDLLGRFNKYTNEENEKRDALIADVESSSSLIQYIIFFSLITCTLTSILLAWWFSGKLVKPIRQIDEKLKELASQDGDLTARLHVTSKDEIGDIANSFNQMLTNLQHIIKQVQQTSTSVKEASENVFIETTASMENTARTQETMNALEHNIRSQVSSIEESSTAMDDMATSVQRIAESASSVTSLAVTTS encoded by the coding sequence ATGAAATATGTTAGTATTCGAAAAAAACTACTGTTCACACTCTTAAGCATTTCTTCTTTATTTAGTATTGCTCTTATTGTTATTCTTTCATTCGCCATGAATCAAGCAAGTGAAATCGAAACGTTAAAAAATGATGTATCAAAAAGAGCGACGATTTTAAAAGAACGTGGCGATTGGTTCCAAGCACAAGTTGCTGGTTTACAAGAATATTTGCTATCACATGATCAAAAAGGATTAGATAAGTTCAATCGAGAAGGGAAAAAATTAGCTGATACTAGAGAGAAAGTAACAAGTGACAAGAAGCTCCCAGAAGGAATGAAAGAAGCTATTTTAATGGGTGGAAAATGGCGTAGCGTCATAGATAATGAGGTACTACCTCTTGCGCTTGAAGGAAAATGGGACGAAGCATCCAAAATTGCTTTATCACAAACAGATTATGTAAATGATCTTTTAGGTCGTTTTAATAAATATACAAATGAAGAGAATGAGAAACGTGACGCATTAATTGCTGATGTCGAGTCTTCTTCATCACTTATTCAATATATTATTTTCTTCTCACTTATTACATGTACATTAACGTCTATCTTATTAGCATGGTGGTTCTCTGGTAAACTCGTTAAACCAATTCGACAAATTGATGAGAAGTTAAAAGAATTAGCTTCTCAAGACGGAGATTTAACGGCTAGATTACACGTAACAAGTAAAGATGAAATTGGTGACATTGCAAATTCCTTTAATCAAATGCTCACTAACTTACAGCATATAATAAAACAAGTTCAACAAACATCAACAAGTGTAAAAGAAGCTTCCGAAAATGTATTTATCGAAACAACCGCTTCTATGGAAAATACCGCAAGAACCCAAGAAACTATGAATGCTCTTGAACACAACATTCGTTCACAAGTTTCTAGCATTGAAGAAAGTTCAACCGCAATGGATGACATGGCAACGAGTGTTCAGCGTATCGCTGAGTCCGCCTCTTCTGTTACTAGTTTAGCTGTCACAACTTCATAA
- a CDS encoding methyl-accepting chemotaxis protein has protein sequence MHTLYEAVNATSQVVERLITHTNHIDTALQSISNIADQTNLLALNASIEAARAGEHGKGFAVVADEVRKLAEQSQLAATDINHLLHQIQADTKIANDMMTQGQAEASEGITVIRTAGSSFSEIVNHINKVSTQMQEMSATAEEMAASSEEMNAALNNIASISNEVAAETSQTAHSAGDQVNKMSIVANKSSEMKTIVQELEVLVSHFKTNA, from the coding sequence ATGCATACACTCTACGAAGCTGTTAACGCTACATCACAAGTAGTTGAGCGGCTCATTACACATACAAATCATATAGATACTGCACTTCAATCTATTTCAAATATCGCCGACCAAACAAATTTGCTCGCTTTAAATGCTTCTATTGAAGCAGCTCGTGCTGGTGAACACGGCAAAGGATTCGCTGTTGTTGCCGATGAAGTTCGAAAACTTGCTGAACAATCTCAACTAGCCGCAACTGACATTAACCATTTACTTCATCAAATTCAAGCTGATACAAAAATAGCAAATGATATGATGACACAAGGTCAAGCAGAAGCTTCTGAAGGAATTACGGTTATTCGTACCGCCGGATCTTCATTCTCAGAAATTGTTAACCACATTAACAAAGTCTCTACACAAATGCAAGAAATGTCTGCAACTGCTGAAGAGATGGCTGCAAGCTCTGAAGAAATGAACGCAGCTTTAAATAATATCGCTTCTATTTCAAACGAAGTTGCTGCAGAAACATCACAAACAGCGCATTCGGCTGGTGATCAAGTAAACAAAATGAGTATCGTGGCTAACAAATCATCTGAAATGAAAACAATCGTACAAGAACTTGAAGTTCTCGTCTCTCATTTCAAAACAAACGCTTAA
- a CDS encoding methyl-accepting chemotaxis protein yields the protein MNFVSIRKKLMFMMGTICALFGVALAFILFFAIDQSRKAETLQKEISPLATELKERGDAYQVQLSALRGYLLQHDQVELDKFNEMSKRLEDSKDKLLSNPNLSSSVKSTMELGSTWRKFIEEKVFTLAKEQKWEEALQVASSENGTVYKVIGDFTNYSNEQAKLREQSIEKIDQSALLIEYVIFLSLVVCIIVAIILAWWFSGKLVKPIQQIDTKLKELASQEGDLTARLQVNSNDEIGAIATSFNKMLENLQHIINRVQKTSVEVQTASENMLEKTNTSREATLRVQSSMSNLNASIQSQTSSMEESSTAMDDMAVSVQRIAESASSVAELAVATSEHASDGSTVIQKSVSQMTTIHEAVNATSEVVERLITHTKYIDTAVQSISNIAEQTNLLALNASIEAARAGEQGKGFAVVADEVRKLAEQSKTAATDINQLLHQIQNDTETASSMMSQGRSEAFEGINVIREAGTSFSTIVEQVNKVSTQMQDISATAEEMAASAEEMNASLNNIASISTEVSSETAATAQSAEQKVIVMNEMTVTARKMKQTVEELDQLVSHFKTE from the coding sequence ATGAATTTTGTAAGTATCAGAAAAAAACTTATGTTCATGATGGGAACGATTTGCGCTTTATTTGGTGTCGCCTTAGCATTTATTTTATTTTTTGCTATCGACCAATCTCGTAAAGCTGAAACATTACAAAAAGAAATTTCTCCACTGGCAACAGAATTGAAAGAGCGTGGAGACGCTTATCAAGTACAGCTCTCTGCTTTAAGAGGTTATTTACTACAACATGATCAAGTCGAATTAGACAAGTTTAATGAGATGAGTAAACGTCTTGAGGATTCAAAAGATAAACTTCTTTCTAATCCAAATCTTTCTTCGTCCGTAAAAAGCACAATGGAATTAGGGTCTACTTGGAGAAAGTTCATTGAAGAAAAAGTATTCACTCTTGCAAAAGAACAAAAATGGGAAGAAGCTTTACAAGTAGCTTCTTCAGAAAACGGAACGGTCTATAAAGTAATTGGTGACTTCACAAATTACAGTAATGAACAAGCTAAATTACGTGAACAATCTATTGAAAAAATTGATCAATCTGCACTCTTAATCGAATATGTTATTTTCTTATCACTTGTTGTATGTATTATCGTTGCAATTATTCTTGCATGGTGGTTCTCTGGTAAACTGGTGAAACCAATTCAACAAATTGACACGAAACTAAAAGAATTGGCCTCTCAAGAAGGTGACTTAACGGCACGTCTACAAGTAAATAGCAACGATGAAATAGGTGCTATCGCAACATCATTTAATAAAATGTTAGAAAACCTACAACATATTATTAATCGTGTTCAAAAAACATCAGTGGAAGTACAAACCGCTTCTGAAAATATGCTAGAAAAAACGAATACATCACGTGAGGCGACATTAAGAGTCCAAAGCTCGATGTCCAACTTAAATGCAAGTATTCAATCACAAACTTCTAGTATGGAAGAAAGTTCAACTGCAATGGATGATATGGCAGTAAGTGTTCAGCGCATTGCTGAATCTGCTTCATCTGTAGCGGAACTTGCTGTTGCCACATCTGAACATGCTAGCGATGGCAGTACCGTTATCCAAAAATCTGTTTCACAAATGACAACAATACACGAAGCTGTAAATGCTACGTCAGAAGTGGTTGAACGTCTAATCACTCATACGAAATATATTGATACTGCTGTACAATCTATTTCTAATATTGCTGAGCAAACAAACTTACTTGCTTTAAATGCTTCTATTGAGGCAGCTCGTGCTGGTGAGCAAGGAAAAGGATTTGCTGTCGTAGCTGACGAAGTTCGAAAACTTGCTGAACAATCTAAAACAGCTGCAACAGACATTAATCAATTACTACATCAAATTCAAAATGATACAGAAACTGCTAGCTCTATGATGTCTCAAGGCCGTTCTGAAGCATTTGAAGGCATTAATGTTATTCGTGAAGCTGGTACTTCTTTCTCAACAATTGTAGAACAAGTAAATAAAGTATCTACTCAAATGCAAGATATATCAGCAACTGCTGAAGAAATGGCTGCAAGTGCTGAAGAAATGAACGCTTCACTTAATAACATCGCTTCTATCTCTACTGAAGTATCGAGCGAAACTGCCGCAACGGCACAATCTGCTGAACAGAAAGTTATTGTTATGAATGAAATGACAGTAACTGCTAGAAAAATGAAACAAACAGTTGAAGAGTTAGATCAACTCGTATCTCATTTTAAAACAGAATAG
- a CDS encoding metal-sulfur cluster assembly factor, whose amino-acid sequence MSQEAFENKLLANLEAVIDPELGVDIVNLGLVYDVTADENNNAVITMTMTSIGCPMAGQIVSDVKKVLSTNVPEVNEIEVNVVWNPPWSKERMSRMAKIALGIRD is encoded by the coding sequence ATGTCACAAGAAGCATTTGAAAATAAATTACTTGCCAATTTAGAGGCTGTTATTGACCCTGAACTAGGTGTTGATATCGTTAATCTTGGATTAGTTTATGATGTTACAGCAGATGAAAATAATAATGCTGTCATTACGATGACTATGACTTCTATCGGTTGTCCAATGGCTGGGCAAATCGTATCAGACGTTAAAAAAGTATTATCAACGAACGTACCTGAAGTTAATGAAATAGAAGTAAATGTCGTTTGGAATCCACCGTGGTCGAAAGAACGTATGTCACGTATGGCGAAAATCGCATTAGGCATTCGCGACTAA
- the nprB gene encoding neutral protease NprB, translating to MKKQVISSALALTVIAGGFGAFGATTTKAEEQKIQYHQEFKTPAYIGEEWKAPEGLDKKETVFQYLESKKDMFKLAGNIEKHFNIVGEEKDAESDTTHVKLVEKHNNIPVYGSDQTVTLDKENNVKAFFGQVIPNLDDKNIPAAASITAEQAETIAKADIEKEIGKVKSYDGVKKDLFVYEKDGNYYLAYLVKASISKPAPGYWHYFVDATNGNVIEKYNAVDNITGFGYGVLGARQSFEIAQDTKTGQFNLFDGKRGQGVHTFDAENMDENWFNLFSQWLGYTGEEVESKSKFFEDKAAVDAHVNAGKVYDYYKKTFNRNSFDDKGAKLISTVHVGESWNNAAWNGVQMMYGDGDGKTFIPLSAGLDVIGHELTHAVTEHTANLVYKNESGALNESLSDIMGVMVEKKSWDLGADIYTPDKPGDALRSLKDPASIPNPLKPSEGYPDHYSKRYTGTADNGGVHINSSINNKAAYLVSEGGDHYGVKVTGVGREATEKIYYRALTKYLTANSDFKMMRQAALQSAEDLYGKNSKAVQAVTKAYDAVGVK from the coding sequence GTGAAAAAGCAAGTCATTTCATCAGCATTAGCGTTAACTGTTATCGCCGGGGGATTTGGAGCGTTTGGGGCAACGACAACGAAAGCGGAAGAACAAAAAATTCAATATCATCAAGAATTTAAAACACCTGCATACATAGGTGAAGAATGGAAAGCACCGGAAGGACTAGATAAAAAAGAGACAGTCTTTCAATACTTAGAGAGTAAGAAAGATATGTTTAAATTAGCAGGAAATATTGAAAAGCATTTTAATATCGTTGGGGAAGAAAAAGACGCTGAATCTGATACGACACATGTGAAGCTAGTTGAGAAACATAATAACATTCCTGTGTACGGTTCTGATCAAACTGTTACACTTGATAAAGAGAATAATGTAAAAGCATTCTTCGGACAAGTTATTCCGAATTTAGATGATAAAAATATTCCTGCAGCTGCAAGCATTACTGCGGAACAAGCAGAAACAATTGCAAAGGCAGATATTGAGAAAGAAATTGGTAAAGTAAAGAGTTATGATGGTGTGAAAAAAGATTTATTTGTATATGAAAAAGACGGTAATTACTACCTTGCATACTTAGTTAAGGCATCGATTTCAAAACCAGCTCCAGGGTATTGGCATTATTTTGTTGATGCAACGAATGGAAATGTTATTGAGAAATATAACGCTGTAGATAACATTACTGGATTTGGTTACGGAGTATTAGGTGCTAGACAATCATTTGAAATTGCTCAAGATACGAAAACAGGCCAATTCAACTTGTTTGATGGTAAACGAGGACAAGGTGTTCATACATTTGATGCAGAAAATATGGACGAGAACTGGTTTAATTTATTCTCACAATGGCTTGGATATACAGGAGAAGAAGTTGAAAGTAAATCTAAGTTCTTCGAAGATAAAGCTGCAGTTGATGCGCATGTAAATGCAGGAAAAGTATATGATTACTACAAAAAGACATTTAATCGTAACTCTTTCGATGATAAAGGTGCGAAACTTATTTCAACTGTTCACGTAGGGGAGAGCTGGAATAACGCAGCTTGGAATGGTGTGCAAATGATGTACGGTGATGGCGATGGAAAAACGTTCATTCCATTATCTGCTGGACTTGATGTTATCGGTCACGAATTAACGCATGCTGTAACTGAACATACAGCAAACCTTGTTTACAAAAATGAGTCAGGGGCGTTAAATGAATCGTTATCTGATATTATGGGTGTTATGGTTGAGAAGAAGAGCTGGGATTTAGGTGCTGATATTTATACACCTGATAAACCTGGTGATGCACTTCGCTCTCTTAAAGACCCAGCGTCTATTCCAAATCCATTAAAACCAAGTGAAGGTTACCCAGATCACTATAGTAAACGTTATACTGGAACAGCTGATAATGGCGGTGTTCATATTAACAGCAGTATTAACAATAAAGCTGCATATTTAGTATCTGAAGGCGGAGATCATTACGGCGTGAAAGTAACTGGAGTGGGCCGTGAAGCGACAGAAAAAATTTACTACCGTGCTCTTACGAAATATTTAACTGCAAACTCTGACTTCAAAATGATGCGTCAAGCTGCTCTTCAGTCAGCTGAAGATTTATATGGTAAAAACTCTAAAGCTGTACAAGCTGTAACGAAAGCTTATGATGCAGTAGGTGTAAAATAA